From Aliarcobacter butzleri, the proteins below share one genomic window:
- a CDS encoding PAS domain-containing sensor histidine kinase, whose translation MKHLLLIFYFLSLNLYSNTDSFDSKKIFVFLDNSLLINNQIEITYELVIEIVLLILILIGMFIYWNLKLKESEAKFRTLFDIAPVFLNSFDKNGKIILWNKECEKAFGWTFDEIKNKKNSLSLFYDDPKVCEDVMKSFENISNSFEEWHPKTKNGETLIVKWANIKLPNGETINIGLDITQQRNYEISIREKALELKVAKLQLENLNSSLEKRIEDEIKKNTKQQHMIMQQNKLAQMGEMIENIAHQWRQPLAQINSSIILIDAILEKHNFKDTLVENKLTEIESLTSYMSKTISDFKNFFNPNKKKTIFKVEDAIQKASDILKGLINSHHIQIEINIEKDLKINSYLGELQQVILIIINNSIDAFIHMNIHFPKILINAYMDNENLVIHIEDNALGINSDLLDKIFEPYFTTKHKAQGTGLGLYIAKMIVENSLLGFLSIENKQNGACFTIKIPKGEI comes from the coding sequence TTGAAACATCTCTTATTGATTTTTTATTTTTTAAGTTTAAATCTTTATTCTAATACAGATTCTTTTGATTCAAAAAAGATTTTTGTCTTTTTAGACAATTCTTTATTAATAAATAATCAAATTGAAATAACTTATGAATTAGTTATTGAAATAGTACTTTTAATTTTGATTTTAATAGGTATGTTTATTTATTGGAATTTAAAGCTAAAAGAGAGCGAAGCAAAGTTTAGAACACTTTTTGATATTGCACCAGTTTTTCTAAATTCTTTTGATAAAAATGGAAAGATTATTTTATGGAATAAAGAATGTGAAAAAGCATTTGGTTGGACTTTTGATGAAATAAAAAATAAAAAAAATTCTTTAAGTTTATTTTATGATGACCCAAAAGTTTGTGAAGATGTTATGAAATCATTTGAAAATATAAGTAATAGTTTTGAAGAGTGGCATCCAAAAACAAAAAATGGTGAAACTTTAATTGTAAAATGGGCAAATATAAAACTTCCAAATGGTGAAACAATAAATATTGGATTAGATATTACGCAACAAAGAAATTATGAAATATCAATTCGAGAAAAAGCTTTAGAGTTAAAAGTTGCAAAATTACAGTTAGAAAATCTAAATAGTTCTTTAGAAAAAAGAATTGAAGATGAAATTAAAAAAAACACAAAACAACAACATATGATAATGCAACAAAATAAATTAGCTCAAATGGGTGAAATGATAGAAAATATTGCTCATCAATGGCGACAGCCATTAGCTCAAATAAATTCATCAATTATTTTAATTGATGCGATATTAGAAAAGCATAATTTTAAAGATACTCTTGTAGAAAATAAATTAACAGAAATAGAATCTTTAACTTCTTATATGTCAAAAACTATTAGTGATTTTAAAAATTTTTTTAATCCAAATAAGAAAAAAACTATTTTTAAAGTAGAAGATGCAATTCAAAAAGCCAGTGATATTTTAAAAGGATTAATTAATTCTCATCATATTCAAATAGAAATAAATATTGAAAAAGATTTAAAAATTAATAGTTATCTAGGAGAATTACAACAAGTTATTTTGATTATTATAAATAATTCAATAGATGCTTTTATTCATATGAATATTCATTTTCCAAAAATTTTAATAAATGCTTATATGGATAATGAAAATTTAGTTATACATATAGAAGATAATGCATTAGGAATAAATTCAGACTTATTAGATAAAATTTTTGAGCCATATTTTACAACAAAACATAAAGCTCAAGGAACTGGACTTGGACTTTATATTGCCAAGATGATTGTTGAAAACAGTTTATTAGGTTTTTTAAGTATTGAAAATAAGCAAAATGGTGCTTGTTTTACAATTAAAATACCAAAGGGAGAAATATGA
- a CDS encoding response regulator transcription factor, producing the protein MIEQMYPYKILFVEDENAIRENYITYLKMFFNEVHEASDGEEAYKFYELHKPDILIVDINIPKINGLELLKKIRQNDMTTKAIIMTAHSDNSFLFEAVTLKLTKYLVKPVNRKDLKDALELVIDELLNFDIQSIQKIELPEKYSWDLTIKELKHYNKIVDLTNKEKLFLDLLLSKKNKVFTYDDIFEYVWNFEDEINLNGLKNLVKRLRKKVPENLILNVFNEGYKINI; encoded by the coding sequence ATGATAGAACAGATGTATCCTTATAAAATTTTATTTGTTGAAGATGAAAATGCAATCAGAGAAAATTATATAACATATTTAAAAATGTTTTTTAATGAAGTTCATGAAGCCTCAGATGGAGAAGAAGCTTATAAATTTTATGAGTTACATAAACCAGATATTTTAATAGTAGATATAAATATTCCTAAAATAAATGGATTAGAGTTACTTAAAAAGATTAGACAAAATGATATGACTACAAAAGCTATTATAATGACAGCTCATAGTGATAATTCATTTTTATTTGAAGCTGTGACATTAAAACTTACAAAATATTTAGTTAAACCTGTTAATAGAAAAGATTTAAAAGATGCTTTAGAATTAGTTATAGATGAGTTGTTAAATTTTGATATTCAATCTATTCAAAAAATAGAATTACCAGAAAAATATAGTTGGGATTTGACTATAAAAGAACTAAAACACTATAATAAAATAGTTGATTTGACAAATAAAGAAAAGCTATTTCTAGATTTACTTCTTTCTAAAAAAAACAAAGTATTTACTTATGATGATATTTTTGAATATGTTTGGAATTTTGAAGATGAAATTAATTTAAATGGTTTAAAAAATTTGGTAAAAAGATTAAGAAAAAAAGTTCCAGAAAATTTGATTTTAAATGTTTTTAATGAAGGATATAAAATTAATATTTAA
- a CDS encoding TolC family outer membrane protein — MKLKSKKRLISVVASAICLLSVNLNALTLKESVLEVLDTNPVVQERLKNFNETQQDLEIAKSEWLPSLDYSARIGRNNSGELKDSGSSKFDHTVQDRTYSHYTNSLKLTQNIFNGFSTTHKISYQETRILGAAYHYLENANDISFQMVGAYIDVIRSYQLYQNAKDNVDINQKIYNDVKSLYEQGLTTKSEMTKIYASLSLANSNLVVQKNNTMDKEFRFKRLLGREVNVSTLSLPALNYAMPESKERAVMVAIQNNPSILVSNFNIKGAQELYKQKKSAFMPTVDLELEQVFNDYSTDNSFDSADDRQKAYVVMNWNLYKGGAHEADLQKSKSSINKEVELQRNLKRQTIESLELSWSAYEMLGKQLEELYKYYQYSEDTLESYRSEYEMGRRTLLDLLSAQNDLVNSKSQIINAQMDKLFAQYRILDAMGVLVSSVVDEAEYNKLIKPTLKPFDIVKDELPINLDADKDGIVDNLDICDNSVVGNNDIKPYGCSQQEKDSDFDGIPDYKDKCPNTPFGSLVDANGCETGEVSGNEFKANEDYLKSVMAYTEESPKKSPKLGLYDYEFNAAANKNVQSTALDNHLMYDDFNMIKRFEFIDMNKSRETQIEKIVNEIKPYNDKNVVVTIIGNTEITKNKEKSYTQGMEYANTIKNELVNKGINKDILVTQSRLDFDKAYLDLADGSLNNVVAVALYVPKSIQKISENSPQIDSDKDGVIDSLDKCPNTPAGYTVDENGCTNTINLEVLFENNSAVIKEETKGKVLSFARYLLDNKEFNTIIEGHASKDPTASAAHNQKLSEQRAAAIKNLLISNGVEASRIQSIGKGHNEPIADNSTAEGQALNRRIDAILIRK, encoded by the coding sequence ATGAAATTGAAATCAAAAAAAAGATTAATTAGCGTTGTTGCAAGTGCAATATGTTTATTAAGTGTTAATCTTAATGCTTTAACACTAAAAGAGAGTGTACTAGAAGTTTTAGATACAAATCCAGTAGTACAAGAAAGATTAAAAAATTTTAATGAAACTCAACAAGATTTAGAAATAGCAAAATCAGAATGGCTACCATCACTTGATTATTCTGCAAGAATTGGAAGAAATAATAGTGGTGAATTAAAAGATAGTGGTAGTTCAAAATTTGACCACACAGTTCAAGACAGAACTTACTCTCATTATACAAATTCTTTAAAACTTACACAAAATATTTTCAATGGTTTTAGTACAACACATAAAATTAGCTATCAAGAGACAAGAATTTTAGGTGCAGCATATCATTATTTAGAAAATGCAAATGATATCTCATTTCAAATGGTTGGAGCTTATATAGATGTTATTAGAAGTTATCAGCTATATCAAAATGCAAAAGATAATGTTGATATAAACCAAAAAATTTATAACGATGTTAAGTCTTTATATGAACAAGGTTTAACAACAAAGTCTGAGATGACAAAAATTTATGCTTCTTTATCTTTAGCAAATTCAAATTTAGTTGTTCAAAAAAATAATACAATGGATAAAGAATTTAGATTTAAAAGACTTTTAGGTAGAGAAGTTAATGTTTCAACTTTAAGTTTACCAGCTTTGAATTATGCAATGCCAGAAAGTAAAGAAAGAGCAGTAATGGTTGCAATTCAAAATAACCCTTCAATTTTAGTTAGTAATTTTAATATAAAAGGTGCTCAAGAGTTATATAAACAAAAAAAATCTGCATTTATGCCAACAGTTGATTTAGAGTTAGAACAAGTATTTAATGATTATTCAACAGACAATAGTTTTGATAGTGCAGATGATAGACAAAAAGCTTATGTTGTTATGAACTGGAACCTATATAAAGGTGGTGCACATGAAGCAGATTTACAAAAAAGTAAAAGTTCAATAAATAAAGAAGTAGAACTTCAAAGAAATCTAAAAAGACAAACTATTGAGAGTTTAGAACTATCTTGGTCTGCGTATGAAATGCTTGGAAAACAACTAGAAGAGTTATATAAATATTACCAATATTCAGAAGATACATTAGAAAGTTATAGAAGTGAATATGAGATGGGAAGAAGAACTCTTCTTGATTTGTTATCAGCACAAAATGACTTAGTAAATTCAAAAAGCCAAATTATAAATGCTCAAATGGATAAACTTTTTGCACAATATAGAATTTTAGATGCAATGGGTGTTTTAGTAAGTTCAGTAGTTGATGAAGCAGAATACAATAAACTTATAAAACCAACACTTAAACCATTTGATATTGTAAAAGATGAATTACCTATAAATCTTGATGCAGATAAAGATGGAATTGTTGATAATTTAGATATTTGTGATAATAGTGTTGTTGGAAATAATGACATTAAACCTTATGGATGTTCTCAACAAGAAAAAGATTCAGATTTTGATGGAATACCAGATTATAAAGATAAGTGCCCTAATACACCATTTGGAAGTTTAGTTGATGCAAATGGTTGTGAAACAGGAGAAGTAAGTGGTAATGAATTTAAAGCAAATGAAGATTATTTAAAATCTGTTATGGCATATACAGAAGAAAGTCCTAAAAAATCACCAAAACTAGGTTTATATGACTATGAATTTAATGCTGCTGCAAATAAAAATGTTCAATCAACTGCTTTAGATAATCATTTAATGTATGATGATTTTAATATGATTAAAAGATTTGAATTTATTGATATGAATAAATCAAGAGAAACTCAAATTGAAAAAATCGTAAATGAAATTAAACCATATAATGATAAAAATGTAGTAGTAACTATTATTGGAAATACTGAGATTACAAAAAATAAAGAGAAAAGTTATACTCAAGGAATGGAATATGCAAATACTATTAAAAATGAGTTAGTAAATAAAGGTATAAATAAAGATATTTTAGTAACTCAATCAAGACTTGATTTTGATAAAGCTTATCTTGATTTAGCTGATGGAAGCTTAAATAATGTAGTAGCAGTTGCTTTATATGTTCCAAAATCTATTCAAAAAATCAGTGAAAATAGTCCTCAAATAGATAGTGATAAAGATGGAGTAATTGATTCTTTAGATAAGTGTCCAAATACACCAGCTGGTTATACTGTTGATGAAAATGGTTGTACAAATACTATAAATTTAGAAGTTTTATTTGAAAATAATTCAGCTGTGATAAAAGAAGAGACAAAAGGAAAAGTATTGTCTTTTGCAAGATATTTACTAGATAACAAAGAGTTTAATACAATAATTGAAGGGCATGCAAGTAAAGATCCAACAGCATCAGCAGCACATAATCAAAAATTATCAGAACAAAGAGCAGCTGCTATAAAAAATTTATTGATTTCAAATGGAGTTGAAGCTTCAAGAATTCAAAGTATTGGAAAAGGTCATAATGAACCAATTGCAGACAACTCAACAGCCGAAGGTCAAGCTTTAAATAGGAGAATTGATGCTATACTTATAAGAAAATAA